In Carassius gibelio isolate Cgi1373 ecotype wild population from Czech Republic chromosome B2, carGib1.2-hapl.c, whole genome shotgun sequence, a single genomic region encodes these proteins:
- the LOC127951533 gene encoding fibroin heavy chain isoform X11, with the protein MTVRVYFSLIAVLSCLFGYLSITDATRRTAKPGRCPPQSCARKWCTSSCKSDSDCPNNEKCCSSGCGRSCTAPYTVKPGQCPIPEMIPPFAESCFHDGQCTATQKCCPTTSGHACSEPSAQGIGQVPGFGQVIGFGQGSGFGQGSGQGSGQGIGFGQGSGQGSGQGIGFGQGSGQGSGQGIGFGQGSGQGSGQGIGFGQGSGFGQGSGQGSGQGIGFGQGIGFGQGSGQGSGQGIGFGKGSGFGQGSGQGSGQGIGFGKGSGFGQGSGQGSGQGIGFGQGSGQGIGFGQGIGQGTGQGSGQGSGQGIGFGQGSGQGRGQGIGFGQGSGQGIGFGQGIGQGTGQGSGQGSGQGIGFGQGSGLGQGTGQGTGLGQGSGQGSGQGSGQGSGLGQGTGQGSGQGIGFGQGTGQGSGLGQGLGQGSGLGQGTGQGSGQGIGFGLGSGQGTGQGGGQGTGLGQGSGLGQGSGQGIGFGQGSGQGSGLAQGSGQGSGLGQGTGQGIGFGQGSGQGSGQGTGLGQGIGQGSGQGSGLGQGSGQGIGFGQGSGQGSGLGQGSGLGQGSGQGIGFGQGSGQGTGQGSGQGGGQGTGQGIGQGSGQGTGLGQGTGQGSGQGSGQGTGQGIGFGQGHGQGTGQGIGFGQGSGQGTGQGSGLGQGTGQGSGQGSGLGKGTGQGSGQGIGFGQGSGQGTGQGSGQGSGLGQGTGQGSGQGIGFGQGSGQGTGQGSGQGTGLGQGSGLGQGSGQGTGQGSGQGSGQGSGLGQGTGQGSGQGIGFGQGTGQGSGLGQGTGQGIGTGQGSGQGTGQGSGQGTGQGSGQGTGQGSGQGTGLGQGSGQGTGFGQGSGQGIGFGQGSGQGSGLGQGSGQGIGFGQGSGQGIGFGLGSGQGTGQGGGQGTGLGQGSGQGIGFGQGSGLAQGSGQGSGLGQGTGQGIGFGQGSGQGSGQGTGLGQGTGQGSGQGSGLDQGSGQGIGFGQGSGQGSGLGQGTGQGSGQGIGFGQGSGQGTGQGSGQGGGQGTGQGIGQGSGQGTGLGQGTGQGSGQGSGQGTGQGIGFGQGRGQGTGQGSGLGQGTGQGSGQGSGLGKGTGQGSGQGIGFGQGSGQGTGQGSGQGSGLGQGTGQGSGQGIGFGQGSGQGTGQGSGQGTGLGQGSGLGQGSGQGTGQGSGQGSGQGSGLGQGTGQGSGQGIGFGQGSGQGSGLGQGTGQGIGFGQGFGQGIGFGQGSGLGQGTGQGSGQGIGFGQGSGQGTGQGSGQGTGQGSGQGTGQGTGQGSGQGTGLGQGSGQGSGLGQGSGQGSGLGQGSGQGSGLGQGSGQGIGLGQGSGQGIGFGQGSGQGSGQGTGLGQGTGQGIGLGQGSGQGTGQGSGLGQGTGQGNGLGSGQGSGQGTGQGSGQGIGFGQGSGQGTGQGSGQGTGLGQGSGLGQGSGQGSGQGSGFGQGSGQGSGQGSGLGQGSGLGQETGQGCSKGQGCGH; encoded by the exons ATGACAGTGCGAGTGTACTTCTCGTTGATTGctgttttatcatgtttgttcGGATACTTGAGCATAACAGATGCTACTCGACGCACAG CAAAGCCAGGACGGTGTCCACCCCAATCATGTGCAAGAAAATGGTGTACCAGTTCCTGTAAGAGTGACTCTGACTGTCCCAACAATGAGAAGTGCTGCAGCAGTGGATGTGGAAGATCCTGTACGGCTCCCTATACAG TGAAACCAGGTCAGTGTCCCATACCAGAGATGATTCCCCCATTTgctgaaagctgtttccatgatggccagtgtactgccacacagaaatgttgcccaaccaccaGTGGCCATGCATGCAGTGAGCCAAGTGCTCAAGGAATTGGCCAAGTGCCTGGCTTTGGCCAGGTAATTGGCTTTGGCCAGGGGAGTGGCTTCGGCCAGGGGAGTGGTCAAGGGAGCGGCCAGGGAATTGGTTTTGGCCAGGGGAGTGGTCAAGGGAGCGGCCAGGGAATTGGTTTTGGCCAGGGGAGTGGTCAAGGGAGCGGCCAGGGAATTGGTTTTGGCCAGGGGAGTGGTCAAGGGAGCGGCCAGGGAATTGGTTTTGGCCAGGGGAGTGGCTTCGGCCAGGGGAGTGGGCAAGGGAGCGGCCAGGGAATTGGTTTTGGCCAGGGAATTGGTTTTGGCCAGGGGAGTGGGCAAGGGAGCGGCCAGGGAATTGGTTTTGGCAAGGGGAGTGGCTTCGGCCAGGGGAGTGGGCAAGGGAGCGGCCAGGGAATTGGTTTTGGCAAGGGGAGTGGCTTCGGCCAGGGGAGTGGGCAAGGGAGCGGCCAGGGAATTGGTTTTGGCCAGGGGAGTGGTCAAGGAATTGGTTTTGGTCAGGGAATTGGGCAAGGGACTGGCCAGGGGAGTGGTCAAGGGAGCGGCCAGGGAATTGGTTTTGGCCAGGGGAGTGGGCAAGGGAGAGGCCAGGGAATTGGTTTTGGCCAGGGGAGTGGTCAAGGAATTGGTTTTGGTCAGGGAATTGGGCAAGGGACTGGCCAGGGGAGTGGTCAAGGGAGTGGCCAGGGAATTGGCTTTGGACAGGGGAGTGGTCTTGGTCAGGGGACTGGACAGGGAACCGGCCTTGGTCAGGGCAGcggtcaggggagcggacagggcAGTGGTCAGGGTAGTGGTCTTGGTCAGGGCACTGGTCAGGGCAGTGGTCAGGGAATCGGCTTTGGTCAGGGAACTGGTCAGGGGAGTGGCCTTGGACAGGGCCTTGGTCAGGGGAGCGGCCTTGGTCAGGGgactggccagggaagcggacagggaatTGGTTTTGGTTTGGGCAGTGGTCAAGGGACTGGTCAGGGAGGTGGACAGGGAACCGGCcttggtcagggaagtggtcttggtcagggaagcggacagggaatCGGTTTTGGTCAGGGcagtggtcagggaagcggccttGCTCAGGGcagtggtcagggaagcggccttGGTCAGGGGACTGGGCAGGGAATCGGCTttggtcaggggagcggacagggcAGTGGTCAGGGGACTGGTCTTGGTCAGGGGATTGGACAGGGGAGCGGTCAGGGAAGTGGTCTTGGTCAGGGGAGCGGGCAGGGAATCGGTTTTGGTCAGGGCAGTGGTCAGGGGAGTGGACTTGGTCAGGGGAGCGGccttggtcagggaagcggacagggaatCGGTTTTGGCCAGGGCAGTGGTCAAGGGACTGGTCAGGGGAGTGGACAGGGCGGTGGTCAAGGGACTGGTCAGGGAATCGGTCAGGGCAGTGGTCAGGGGACTGGTCTTGGTCAGGGgactggccagggaagcggtcagggcagTGGTCAAGGGACTGGTCAGGGAATCGGTTTTGGTCAGGGCCATGGTCAGGGGACTGGACAGGGAATCGGTTTTGGTCAGGGCAGTGGTCAAGGgactggtcagggaagtggactTGGTCAAGGGActggtcaggggagcggacagggcAGTGGTCTTGGTAAGGGgactggacagggaagcggacagggaatCGGTTTTGGTCAGGGCAGTGGTCAAGGGActggtcaggggagcggacagggcAGTGGTCTTGGTCAGGGgactggacagggaagcggacagggaatTGGTTTTGGTCAGGGCAGTGGTCAAGGGACTGGTCAGGGGAGTGGACAGGGAACCGGCcttggtcagggaagtggtcttGGTCAGGGCAGCGGTCAAGGGActggtcaggggagcggacagggcAGTGGTCAGGGTAGTGGTCTTGGTCAGGGGACTGGCCAAGGAAGCGGACAGGGAATCGGTTTTGGACAGGGgactggacagggaagcggccttGGTCAGGGGACTGGACAGGGAATCG GGACTGGTCAGGGCAGTGGTCAAGGGACTGGTCAGGGCAGTGGTCAAGGGACTGGTCAGGGCAGTGGTCAAGGGACTGGTCAGGGCAGTGGTCAAGGGACCGGccttggtcagggaagcggacagggaacCGGttttggtcagggaagcggacagggaatCGGTTTTGGTCAGGGcagtggtcagggaagcggccttGGTCAGGGCAGTGGGCAGGGAATTGGTTttggtcagggaagtggacagggaatTGGTTTTGGTTTGGGCAGTGGTCAAGGGACTGGTCAGGGAGGTGGTCAGGGAACCGGCCttggtcagggaagtggacagggaatCGGttttggtcagggaagcggccttGCTCAGGGcagtggtcagggaagcggccttGGTCAGGGGACTGGGCAGGGAATCGGCTttggtcaggggagcggacagggcAGTGGTCAGGGGACTGGTCTTGGTCAGGGGACTGGACAGGGGAGCGGTCAGGGAAGTGGTCTTGATCAGGGGAGCGGGCAGGGAATCGGTTTTGGTCAGGGCAGTGGTCAGGGGAGTGGACTTGGTCAGGGgactggccagggaagcggacagggaatCGGTTTTGGCCAGGGCAGTGGTCAAGGGACTGGTCAGGGGAGTGGACAGGGCGGTGGTCAAGGGACTGGTCAGGGAATCGGTCAGGGCAGTGGTCAGGGGACTGGTCTTGGTCAGGGgactggccagggaagcggtcagggcagTGGTCAAGGGACTGGTCAGGGAATTGGTTTTGGTCAGGGCCGTGGTCAGGGgactggacagggaagtggactTGGTCAAGGGActggtcaggggagcggacagggcAGTGGTCTTGGTAAGGGgactggacagggaagcggacagggaatCGGTTTTGGTCAGGGCAGTGGTCAAGGGActggtcaggggagcggacagggcAGTGGTCTTGGTCAGGGgactggacagggaagcggacagggaatTGGTTTTGGTCAGGGCAGTGGTCAAGGGACTGGTCAGGGGAGTGGACAGGGAACCGGCcttggtcagggaagtggtcttGGTCAGGGCAGCGGTCAAGGGActggtcaggggagcggacagggcAGTGGTCAGGGTAGTGGTCTTGGTCAGGGGACTGGCCAAGGAAGTGGACAGGGAATCGGTTTTGGTCAGGGgagtggacagggaagcggccttGGTCAGGGGACTGGACAGGGAATCGGTTTTGGCCAGGGCTTTGGTCAGGGAATCGGCTTTGGTCAGGGGAGCGGCCTTGGTCAGGGgactggacagggaagcggacagggaatCGGTTTTGGTCAGGGCAGTGGTCAAGGGACTGGTCAGGGCAGTGGTCAAGGGACTGGTCAGGGCAGTGGTCAAGGGACTGGTCAAGGGActggtcaggggagcggacagggaaCCGGccttggtcagggaagcggacagggaagcggccttGGTCAGGGCAGTGGGCAGGGAAGCGGCCTTGGTCAGGGCAGTGGGCAGGGAAGCGGCCTTGGTCAGGGCAGTGGGCAGGGAATTGGCCTTGGTCAGGGCAGTGGGCAGGGAATTGGCTttggtcaggggagcggacagggcAGTGGTCAGGGGACTGGTCTTGGTCAGGGGACTGGACAGGGAATCGGTCTTGGCCAGGGCAGCGGTCAAGGgactggtcagggaagtggactTGGTCAAGGGACTGGTCAGGGCAATGGTCTGGGGAGCGGCCAGGGTAGTGGTCAGGGgactggccagggaagcggacagggaatTGGTTTTGGTCAGGGCAGTGGTCAAGGGActggtcaggggagcggacagggaaCCGGCcttggtcagggaagtggtcttggtcagggaagtggtcagggcagtggtcagggaagcggctttggTCAGGGGAGTGGACAGGGCAGTGGTCAGGGGAGTGGTCTTGGTCAGGGCAGTGGCCTTGGTCAGGAGACTGGTCAGGGATGTAGTAAAGGTCAGGGATGTGGTCACTGA
- the LOC127951533 gene encoding fibroin heavy chain isoform X16 produces MTVRVYFSLIAVLSCLFGYLSITDATRRTAKPGRCPPQSCARKWCTSSCKSDSDCPNNEKCCSSGCGRSCTAPYTVKPGQCPIPEMIPPFAESCFHDGQCTATQKCCPTTSGHACSEPSAQGIGQVPGFGQVIGFGQGSGFGQGSGQGSGQGIGFGQGSGQGSGQGIGFGQGSGQGSGQGIGFGQGSGQGSGQGIGFGQGSGFGQGSGQGSGQGIGFGQGIGFGQGSGQGSGQGIGFGKGSGFGQGSGQGSGQGIGFGKGSGFGQGSGQGSGQGIGFGQGSGQGIGFGQGIGQGTGQGSGQGSGQGIGFGQGSGQGRGQGIGFGQGSGQGIGFGQGIGQGTGQGSGQGSGQGIGFGQGSGLGQGTGQGTGLGQGSGQGSGQGSGQGSGLGQGTGQGSGQGIGFGQGTGQGSGLGQGLGQGSGLGQGTGQGSGQGIGFGLGSGQGTGQGGGQGTGLGQGSGLGQGSGQGIGFGQGSGQGSGLAQGSGQGSGLGQGTGQGIGFGQGSGQGSGQGTGLGQGIGQGSGQGSGLGQGSGQGIGFGQGSGQGSGLGQGSGLGQGSGQGIGFGQGSGQGTGQGSGQGGGQGTGQGIGQGSGQGTGLGQGTGQGSGQGSGQGTGQGIGFGQGHGQGTGQGIGFGQGSGQGTGQGSGLGQGTGQGSGQGSGLGKGTGQGSGQGIGFGQGSGQGTGQGSGQGSGLGQGTGQGSGQGIGFGQGSGQGTGQGSGQGTGLGQGSGLGQGSGQGTGQGSGQGSGQGSGLGQGTGQGSGQGIGFGQGTGQGSGLGQGTGQGIGTGQGSGQGTGQGSGQGTGQGSGQGTGLGQGSGQGTGFGQGSGQGIGFGQGSGQGSGLGQGSGQGIGFGQGSGQGIGFGLGSGQGTGQGGGQGTGLGQGSGQGIGFGQGSGLAQGSGQGSGLGQGTGQGIGFGQGSGQGSGQGTGLGQGTGQGSGQGSGLDQGSGQGIGFGQGSGQGSGLGQGTGQGSGQGIGFGQGSGQGTGQGSGQGGGQGTGQGIGQGSGQGTGLGQGTGQGSGQGSGQGTGQGIGFGQGRGQGTGQGSGLGQGTGQGSGQGSGLGKGTGQGSGQGIGFGQGSGQGTGQGSGQGSGLGQGTGQGSGQGIGFGQGSGQGTGQGSGQGTGLGQGSGLGQGSGQGTGQGSGQGSGQGSGLGQGTGQGSGQGIGFGQGSGQGSGLGQGTGQGIGFGQGFGQGIGFGQGSGLGQGTGQGSGQGIGFGQGSGQGTGQGSGQGTGQGSGQGTGQGTGQGSGQGTGLGQGSGQGSGLGQGSGQGSGLGQGSGQGSGLGQGSGQGIGLGQGSGQGIGFGQGSGQGSGQGTGLGQGTGQGIGLGQGSGQGTGQGSGLGQGTGQGNGLGSGQGSGQGTGQGSGQGIGFGQGSGQGTGQGSGQGTGLGQGSGLGQGSGQGSGQGSGFGQGSGQGSGQGSGLGQGSGLGQETGQGCSKGQGCGH; encoded by the exons ATGACAGTGCGAGTGTACTTCTCGTTGATTGctgttttatcatgtttgttcGGATACTTGAGCATAACAGATGCTACTCGACGCACAG CAAAGCCAGGACGGTGTCCACCCCAATCATGTGCAAGAAAATGGTGTACCAGTTCCTGTAAGAGTGACTCTGACTGTCCCAACAATGAGAAGTGCTGCAGCAGTGGATGTGGAAGATCCTGTACGGCTCCCTATACAG TGAAACCAGGTCAGTGTCCCATACCAGAGATGATTCCCCCATTTgctgaaagctgtttccatgatggccagtgtactgccacacagaaatgttgcccaaccaccaGTGGCCATGCATGCAGTGAGCCAAGTGCTCAAGGAATTGGCCAAGTGCCTGGCTTTGGCCAGGTAATTGGCTTTGGCCAGGGGAGTGGCTTCGGCCAGGGGAGTGGTCAAGGGAGCGGCCAGGGAATTGGTTTTGGCCAGGGGAGTGGTCAAGGGAGCGGCCAGGGAATTGGTTTTGGCCAGGGGAGTGGTCAAGGGAGCGGCCAGGGAATTGGTTTTGGCCAGGGGAGTGGTCAAGGGAGCGGCCAGGGAATTGGTTTTGGCCAGGGGAGTGGCTTCGGCCAGGGGAGTGGGCAAGGGAGCGGCCAGGGAATTGGTTTTGGCCAGGGAATTGGTTTTGGCCAGGGGAGTGGGCAAGGGAGCGGCCAGGGAATTGGTTTTGGCAAGGGGAGTGGCTTCGGCCAGGGGAGTGGGCAAGGGAGCGGCCAGGGAATTGGTTTTGGCAAGGGGAGTGGCTTCGGCCAGGGGAGTGGGCAAGGGAGCGGCCAGGGAATTGGTTTTGGCCAGGGGAGTGGTCAAGGAATTGGTTTTGGTCAGGGAATTGGGCAAGGGACTGGCCAGGGGAGTGGTCAAGGGAGCGGCCAGGGAATTGGTTTTGGCCAGGGGAGTGGGCAAGGGAGAGGCCAGGGAATTGGTTTTGGCCAGGGGAGTGGTCAAGGAATTGGTTTTGGTCAGGGAATTGGGCAAGGGACTGGCCAGGGGAGTGGTCAAGGGAGTGGCCAGGGAATTGGCTTTGGACAGGGGAGTGGTCTTGGTCAGGGGACTGGACAGGGAACCGGCCTTGGTCAGGGCAGcggtcaggggagcggacagggcAGTGGTCAGGGTAGTGGTCTTGGTCAGGGCACTGGTCAGGGCAGTGGTCAGGGAATCGGCTTTGGTCAGGGAACTGGTCAGGGGAGTGGCCTTGGACAGGGCCTTGGTCAGGGGAGCGGCCTTGGTCAGGGgactggccagggaagcggacagggaatTGGTTTTGGTTTGGGCAGTGGTCAAGGGACTGGTCAGGGAGGTGGACAGGGAACCGGCcttggtcagggaagtggtcttggtcagggaagcggacagggaatCGGTTTTGGTCAGGGcagtggtcagggaagcggccttGCTCAGGGcagtggtcagggaagcggccttGGTCAGGGGACTGGGCAGGGAATCGGCTttggtcaggggagcggacagggcAGTGGTCAGGGGACTGGTCTTGGTCAGGGGATTGGACAGGGGAGCGGTCAGGGAAGTGGTCTTGGTCAGGGGAGCGGGCAGGGAATCGGTTTTGGTCAGGGCAGTGGTCAGGGGAGTGGACTTGGTCAGGGGAGCGGccttggtcagggaagcggacagggaatCGGTTTTGGCCAGGGCAGTGGTCAAGGGACTGGTCAGGGGAGTGGACAGGGCGGTGGTCAAGGGACTGGTCAGGGAATCGGTCAGGGCAGTGGTCAGGGGACTGGTCTTGGTCAGGGgactggccagggaagcggtcagggcagTGGTCAAGGGACTGGTCAGGGAATCGGTTTTGGTCAGGGCCATGGTCAGGGGACTGGACAGGGAATCGGTTTTGGTCAGGGCAGTGGTCAAGGgactggtcagggaagtggactTGGTCAAGGGActggtcaggggagcggacagggcAGTGGTCTTGGTAAGGGgactggacagggaagcggacagggaatCGGTTTTGGTCAGGGCAGTGGTCAAGGGActggtcaggggagcggacagggcAGTGGTCTTGGTCAGGGgactggacagggaagcggacagggaatTGGTTTTGGTCAGGGCAGTGGTCAAGGGACTGGTCAGGGGAGTGGACAGGGAACCGGCcttggtcagggaagtggtcttGGTCAGGGCAGCGGTCAAGGGActggtcaggggagcggacagggcAGTGGTCAGGGTAGTGGTCTTGGTCAGGGGACTGGCCAAGGAAGCGGACAGGGAATCGGTTTTGGACAGGGgactggacagggaagcggccttGGTCAGGGGACTGGACAGGGAATCG GGACTGGTCAGGGCAGTGGTCAAGGGACTGGTCAGGGCAGTGGTCAAGGGACTGGTCAGGGCAGTGGTCAAGGGACCGGccttggtcagggaagcggacagggaacCGGttttggtcagggaagcggacagggaatCGGTTTTGGTCAGGGcagtggtcagggaagcggccttGGTCAGGGCAGTGGGCAGGGAATTGGTTttggtcagggaagtggacagggaatTGGTTTTGGTTTGGGCAGTGGTCAAGGGACTGGTCAGGGAGGTGGTCAGGGAACCGGCCttggtcagggaagtggacagggaatCGGttttggtcagggaagcggccttGCTCAGGGcagtggtcagggaagcggccttGGTCAGGGGACTGGGCAGGGAATCGGCTttggtcaggggagcggacagggcAGTGGTCAGGGGACTGGTCTTGGTCAGGGGACTGGACAGGGGAGCGGTCAGGGAAGTGGTCTTGATCAGGGGAGCGGGCAGGGAATCGGTTTTGGTCAGGGCAGTGGTCAGGGGAGTGGACTTGGTCAGGGgactggccagggaagcggacagggaatCGGTTTTGGCCAGGGCAGTGGTCAAGGGACTGGTCAGGGGAGTGGACAGGGCGGTGGTCAAGGGACTGGTCAGGGAATCGGTCAGGGCAGTGGTCAGGGGACTGGTCTTGGTCAGGGgactggccagggaagcggtcagggcagTGGTCAAGGGACTGGTCAGGGAATTGGTTTTGGTCAGGGCCGTGGTCAGGGgactggacagggaagtggactTGGTCAAGGGActggtcaggggagcggacagggcAGTGGTCTTGGTAAGGGgactggacagggaagcggacagggaatCGGTTTTGGTCAGGGCAGTGGTCAAGGGActggtcaggggagcggacagggcAGTGGTCTTGGTCAGGGgactggacagggaagcggacagggaatTGGTTTTGGTCAGGGCAGTGGTCAAGGGACTGGTCAGGGGAGTGGACAGGGAACCGGCcttggtcagggaagtggtcttGGTCAGGGCAGCGGTCAAGGGActggtcaggggagcggacagggcAGTGGTCAGGGTAGTGGTCTTGGTCAGGGGACTGGCCAAGGAAGTGGACAGGGAATCGGTTTTGGTCAGGGgagtggacagggaagcggccttGGTCAGGGGACTGGACAGGGAATCGGTTTTGGCCAGGGCTTTGGTCAGGGAATCGGCTTTGGTCAGGGGAGCGGCCTTGGTCAGGGgactggacagggaagcggacagggaatCGGTTTTGGTCAGGGCAGTGGTCAAGGGACTGGTCAGGGCAGTGGTCAAGGGACTGGTCAGGGCAGTGGTCAAGGGACTGGTCAAGGGActggtcaggggagcggacagggaaCCGGccttggtcagggaagcggacagggaagcggccttGGTCAGGGCAGTGGGCAGGGAAGCGGCCTTGGTCAGGGCAGTGGGCAGGGAAGCGGCCTTGGTCAGGGCAGTGGGCAGGGAATTGGCCTTGGTCAGGGCAGTGGGCAGGGAATTGGCTttggtcaggggagcggacagggcAGTGGTCAGGGGACTGGTCTTGGTCAGGGGACTGGACAGGGAATCGGTCTTGGCCAGGGCAGCGGTCAAGGgactggtcagggaagtggactTGGTCAAGGGACTGGTCAGGGCAATGGTCTGGGGAGCGGCCAGGGTAGTGGTCAGGGgactggccagggaagcggacagggaatTGGTTTTGGTCAGGGCAGTGGTCAAGGGActggtcaggggagcggacagggaaCCGGCcttggtcagggaagtggtcttggtcagggaagtggtcagggcagtggtcagggaagcggctttggTCAGGGGAGTGGACAGGGCAGTGGTCAGGGGAGTGGTCTTGGTCAGGGCAGTGGCCTTGGTCAGGAGACTGGTCAGGGATGTAGTAAAGGTCAGGGATGTGGTCACTGA